Sequence from the Lysobacter capsici genome:
CGTAAACTGAGCGCTGCTTGGCGTAACCATCACCCAAGCGCGCCTCGCGAACAAAACGCCGGGCAAACAAAAAGGCCGGATCGCTCCGGCCTTTTTGCTTATATCGGTTCGGGCTGCTTATTTGCCGTCGCGTACTTCTTCGGCCTTCTGCTCGACCTTTTCGCCGGCCTTCTTCACGTCCTTACCGGCGCCGGCCACGGTGTTGCAAGCACTCAGGGTGCCCATCGAGAACAGGGCCAGCAGCAACAGGGCAGTCAAACGCTTCATAGAATCTCCTTGGTCATAGCGGCCGCGCCACTCGTCGCGTCCTGAAGCCGATCAGACGCGAATGAACGTGAAGCCCGCGTGGAGTGAGACGCGAAAGCCACGCGAAACAATGCCTTACATGGGTTCGCCCGTTTCGGCGTCAGCCGCGATTCATCGCCGGCCGACATCGACGCGGCCGGCCTCACTCGCGCATCAAGGTGGATTTTCCGAACAGGCTTTCGACCAGGTCCACCGACAGTTTGGCGGTGCGGTTGCGCTTGTCGAGGATCGGATTGAGTTCGACGATGTCCAGCGACGCGAGCCGTCCGCTGTCGGCGATCATCTCCATCACCAGCTGCGCTTCGCGATAGTTCGGACCGCCCGGCACCGTGGTGCCCACGCCCGGAGCGATGCTCGGGTCGAGGAAGTCGACATCGAAGCTCACATGCAGATGGGTGTTGTCGTCCACGCCTTCCAGCGCTTCCTCCATCACCCGCTTCATGCCGATCTCGTCGATGTAGCGCATGTCGTACACGTCCAGACCGTGTTGCTGGATCAATTGCTTCTCGCCCGGATCGACCGAGCGGATGCCGATCTGGCGAATGTCCTCGGCGCGCATCGCCGGCGCCGGGCCGCCGAGCGTGGTCAGTTCCTGCGGGCCGATGCCGCACAGACACGACACCGGCATGCCGTGGATATTGCCCGACGGGGTGACCTGGCTGGTGTTGAAATCGGCGTGCGCGTCGAGCCACAGCACGCGCAGCTGCTTGCCGGTTTCGCGGCAGTAGTTCGCCACCGCGGTGATCGAGCCGAGCCCCAGGCAGTGATCGCCGCCGAGCAGGATCGGCATGCGTCCGGCGCGCAGTTCCGCGCCGACCGCGTCCATCACCAGACGGTTCCAGGTCACCACTTCGGGCAGATGGCGATAGCCTTCGACCGGTTTCTGCCAGGGATTGCGCGGGCCGTCGAGATTGCCTCGATCGACCACGTCGACGCCGCGCGCGGCCAGGGCTTCGCCGAGACCGGCGATGCGCAGCGCCTCGGGTCCCAGACGCGCGCCGCGATGGCCGGCACCGACGTCGGTCGGCGCACCGATCAACGAAACCGGGGGATAGGTACGATTCATAAGGATGTCCTCTGCCGCGCTGGCTGACGGATGAGCGCGCGGCATCGATAGGTGAACGCGGACGATGCCCGCGGCATCGCGCGATCGCCGCAACAGGGCCGTTGCGGCCGCCGACGATGGGGGCATTCTAGTGCCTAAGCGCGAACTGGGCTTAACCGTGAAGGCGTGCGCAAAATGGGGAGGTGAAGGCGCGTTGCGTTGATGCGCGGCGAGTTCAACGCGCTTGCGGTGCGCAGTTGCGTGGTGGGCAATTCGCTGCGTGTGGTTTAGCGGCTCGCGGTGCGAGCGAATGGTGGCGCACGCAGTGGATGCGCTTGGCTGGCGGCGGCGGAACTGCGGCGAGGTGTGCGGCCGGAAAGGGCGCGGCCTTCGGATGGGGTGGCCGGGCGCTTGTGTTCTTCTCGGCGTCACGTGGTGCCGCTTGTCCGAATCGAACGGACGACCGCTCGCTTACAAGGCGAGTGCTCTACCAACTGAGCTAAAGCGGCAGCTTGAGGTGACAGGCGACCATCGAGCGGATCAATGGCGCCGGCGCATTCTATCGCGCCCGGG
This genomic interval carries:
- the rocF gene encoding arginase, which encodes MNRTYPPVSLIGAPTDVGAGHRGARLGPEALRIAGLGEALAARGVDVVDRGNLDGPRNPWQKPVEGYRHLPEVVTWNRLVMDAVGAELRAGRMPILLGGDHCLGLGSITAVANYCRETGKQLRVLWLDAHADFNTSQVTPSGNIHGMPVSCLCGIGPQELTTLGGPAPAMRAEDIRQIGIRSVDPGEKQLIQQHGLDVYDMRYIDEIGMKRVMEEALEGVDDNTHLHVSFDVDFLDPSIAPGVGTTVPGGPNYREAQLVMEMIADSGRLASLDIVELNPILDKRNRTAKLSVDLVESLFGKSTLMRE
- a CDS encoding entericidin A/B family lipoprotein, with the protein product MKRLTALLLLALFSMGTLSACNTVAGAGKDVKKAGEKVEQKAEEVRDGK